A stretch of the Lactuca sativa cultivar Salinas chromosome 9, Lsat_Salinas_v11, whole genome shotgun sequence genome encodes the following:
- the LOC111908069 gene encoding homeobox-leucine zipper protein HAT9 isoform X2, translating to MDHEVSCVTSLNLSLAGDHGFPTNHLIYLHAEEQEQEQLERKSILKWDPCVPSLKLGLGRDQESHPDPINWIPQASNSTVNTISSFSKSTSIKRERDGGSQEVEKVLSKAVIEIDQDESEGRGARKKLRLTNEQTLVLEESFKQHNTLNRKQKQALATSLVLQPRQVEDETKAK from the exons ATGGATCATGAGGTTTCTTGCGTTACAAGCTTAAATCTGAGCTTAGCCGGCGATCATGGTTTTCCAACAAACCATCTTATTTATCTTCACGCTGAAGAGCAAGAGCAAGAACAACTAGAAAGGAAATCTATTCTTAAATGGGATCCGTGCGTCCCTTCTTTGAAATTAGGTTTAGGTAGAGATCAAGAAAGTCATCCAGATCCAATCAACTGGATACCACAAGCTTCAAACTCGACTGTCAATACAATTTCTTCATTCTCAAAATCGACAAGTATCAAGAGGGAGAGAGACGGAGGTAGTCAAGAGGTGGAGAAAGTGTTGTCGAAAGCTGTTATAGAAATCGACCAAGATGAATCCGAAGGACGTGGTGCAAGGAAGAAACTGAGATTGACAAATGAACAAACGTTAGTGTTGGAAGAAAGCTTCAAACAACATAACACCCTTAATCGT AAGCAAAAGCAAGCCCTAGCAACAAGTCTTGTTCTACAGCCACGACAAGTTGAG GACGAAACTAAAGCAAAATGA
- the LOC111908069 gene encoding homeobox-leucine zipper protein HAT9 isoform X1, producing MDHEVSCVTSLNLSLAGDHGFPTNHLIYLHAEEQEQEQLERKSILKWDPCVPSLKLGLGRDQESHPDPINWIPQASNSTVNTISSFSKSTSIKRERDGGSQEVEKVLSKAVIEIDQDESEGRGARKKLRLTNEQTLVLEESFKQHNTLNRKQKQALATSLVLQPRQVEVWFQNRRARTKLKQNEVDCTLLKKCCEAIKSDNKRLEKEIQELKAIRTTISMPPQFNIQFPAASHSMCLSCERIVSRCVSGGGGRR from the exons ATGGATCATGAGGTTTCTTGCGTTACAAGCTTAAATCTGAGCTTAGCCGGCGATCATGGTTTTCCAACAAACCATCTTATTTATCTTCACGCTGAAGAGCAAGAGCAAGAACAACTAGAAAGGAAATCTATTCTTAAATGGGATCCGTGCGTCCCTTCTTTGAAATTAGGTTTAGGTAGAGATCAAGAAAGTCATCCAGATCCAATCAACTGGATACCACAAGCTTCAAACTCGACTGTCAATACAATTTCTTCATTCTCAAAATCGACAAGTATCAAGAGGGAGAGAGACGGAGGTAGTCAAGAGGTGGAGAAAGTGTTGTCGAAAGCTGTTATAGAAATCGACCAAGATGAATCCGAAGGACGTGGTGCAAGGAAGAAACTGAGATTGACAAATGAACAAACGTTAGTGTTGGAAGAAAGCTTCAAACAACATAACACCCTTAATCGT AAGCAAAAGCAAGCCCTAGCAACAAGTCTTGTTCTACAGCCACGACAAGTTGAGGTATGGTTCCAGAATAGACGAGCGAG GACGAAACTAAAGCAAAATGAAGTAGACTGTACACTACTTAAGAAGTGTTGTGAAGCAATAAAAAGTGACAACAAAAGACTAGAAAAGGAAATTCAAGAACTCAAAGCAATAAGAACCACCATCTCCATGCCTCCGCAATTCAACATACAGTTTCCGGCAGCAAGCCACAGCATGTGCCTTTCTTGTGAGAGAATTGTCTCTCGTTGTGTTAGTGGCGGTGGCGGGCGGCGGTGA